In Saccharothrix violaceirubra, the following are encoded in one genomic region:
- a CDS encoding FAD-binding protein: MITADVLVVGGGPAATWAALDAARAGADVVLADKGYCGTSGATASVGTGVWYVPPDPAAREAAMASREALGGYLADRRWMGRVLDQTYANVADLAATGRYPFPVGPDGAQLRTGLQGPEYMRRMRVLVRRAGVRILDHSPVTELLVDDDGAVAGAAGYRRQEHEDYAVRAGAVVLATGGCAFLSKALGCDVNTGDGALFAAEAGAELSGMEFSNAYGIAPEGTSVTKTAFYSYATFYREDGGVLEGAGSQRGRSVIARTLLTGEKVYCRLDLADDAAQRAMRLAQPNFFLPFDRQGIDPFTDRFAVTLLLEGTVRGTGGIRVVDDGCATTVPGLYAAGDAATREEICGGFTGGGSHNAAWAMSSGTWAGRAAAAYARSLGSWSARRTARPVGGAGLRPTGKPVDGHREVVRAVQDQVMPYDKNYLRHGDVLSHAVKELDDVWVDARRTLHGDVVRSRQAAAMVAHARWMYRSALARTETRGMAKRLDFPAQDPAQHHRIVTGGLDEVWTAVGS, translated from the coding sequence GTGATCACGGCGGACGTCCTGGTCGTCGGCGGCGGTCCGGCGGCGACCTGGGCGGCACTGGACGCCGCGCGGGCCGGTGCGGACGTCGTGCTGGCGGACAAGGGGTACTGCGGGACGAGCGGCGCCACGGCCTCGGTCGGCACGGGCGTCTGGTACGTGCCGCCGGACCCGGCCGCGCGCGAAGCCGCGATGGCGAGCCGTGAGGCGCTCGGCGGCTACCTGGCGGACCGGCGGTGGATGGGCCGGGTGCTCGACCAGACCTACGCCAACGTCGCCGACCTGGCCGCGACCGGGCGCTACCCGTTCCCGGTCGGTCCGGACGGCGCACAACTGCGCACCGGGTTGCAGGGACCCGAGTACATGCGGCGGATGCGCGTGCTGGTCCGCCGGGCCGGGGTGCGCATCCTGGACCACAGCCCGGTGACCGAGCTGCTCGTGGACGACGACGGCGCCGTGGCGGGGGCCGCCGGGTACCGCAGGCAGGAGCACGAGGACTACGCGGTACGGGCGGGCGCGGTCGTGCTCGCCACCGGCGGGTGCGCCTTCCTCAGCAAGGCGTTGGGCTGCGACGTGAACACGGGCGACGGCGCGTTGTTCGCCGCCGAGGCCGGTGCCGAGCTGTCGGGCATGGAGTTCTCCAACGCGTACGGCATCGCGCCCGAGGGCACGTCGGTGACCAAGACCGCGTTCTACTCCTACGCCACGTTCTACCGCGAGGACGGCGGCGTGCTGGAAGGCGCGGGCAGTCAGCGTGGCCGGTCGGTGATCGCACGGACGTTGCTGACCGGCGAGAAGGTGTACTGCCGGCTCGACCTGGCCGACGACGCGGCGCAGCGGGCGATGCGCCTGGCCCAGCCCAACTTCTTCCTGCCCTTCGACCGCCAGGGCATCGACCCCTTCACCGACCGGTTCGCGGTGACGCTCCTGCTGGAGGGCACGGTGCGCGGCACCGGCGGCATCCGCGTCGTGGACGACGGGTGCGCGACCACCGTGCCCGGCCTGTACGCGGCGGGGGACGCGGCGACGCGCGAGGAGATCTGCGGCGGCTTCACCGGCGGCGGCAGCCACAACGCGGCGTGGGCGATGTCGTCGGGCACGTGGGCCGGCCGGGCGGCCGCGGCTTACGCGCGTTCGCTGGGTTCGTGGTCAGCCAGGCGCACCGCGCGGCCGGTCGGCGGCGCCGGGTTGCGGCCGACCGGGAAGCCGGTCGACGGGCACCGCGAGGTCGTGCGGGCCGTCCAGGACCAGGTCATGCCGTACGACAAGAACTACCTGCGGCACGGCGACGTGCTGTCCCACGCGGTGAAGGAACTGGACGACGTGTGGGTCGACGCGCGGCGCACGCTGCACGGCGACGTGGTCCGGTCACGCCAGGCCGCCGCCATGGTCGCGCACGCCCGGTGGATGTACCGGTCGGCGCTGGCCCGCACGGAGACCAGGGGCATGGCCAAGCGGCTGGACTTCCCGGCGCAGGACCCGGCCCAGCATCACCGGATCGTGACCGGCGGCCTGGACGAGGTGTGGACGGCGGTGGGGTCGTGA
- a CDS encoding 4Fe-4S dicluster domain-containing protein: MIELVSAQRCIACDKCVKVCPTNVFDLGADGIPVIARQDDCQTCFQCEANCPVDALFVAPTTAPLPVPPTVDDLGGLLGGYRAQIGWGRGRTPGAARAVGPPLGPTGRSSLLA, translated from the coding sequence GTGATCGAACTCGTGTCGGCCCAGCGGTGCATCGCGTGCGACAAGTGCGTGAAAGTGTGCCCTACCAACGTGTTCGACCTCGGCGCCGACGGCATTCCGGTGATCGCGCGGCAGGACGACTGCCAGACGTGTTTCCAGTGCGAGGCCAACTGCCCGGTCGACGCGCTGTTCGTGGCGCCCACGACCGCACCGTTGCCCGTGCCGCCGACCGTCGACGACCTCGGCGGCCTGCTGGGCGGCTACCGCGCGCAGATCGGCTGGGGTCGGGGGCGCACACCCGGCGCGGCGCGGGCCGTCGGCCCGCCCCTGGGACCGACCGGTCGGTCGTCGCTCCTCGCGTGA